The DNA sequence GAGCGCGACTCCGAGTTTGTGAAGCAATTCGATCAGGCTCAAGATCGACTCGATCTGATTCAGTCCTACGAGTATGATCCCAGCCTGCTGGTCCGTCTGAATCAGGCGCAGTTGCCAGCTAAATCTACGACGGAATCAGTCCGTCTCTACCGTGTCCGGTAAGCGTGGTAACACAGGTGTTCCACGTGGAACACCTGCCCGAGGGAAGACAACTCTGCCGCAAAGCCCTCTTGCTTCAAATAGCCATTCGAAATAAAATCCCGCGCCACGTTTCAATCTCCCGTTTTTGTCAGGCAGTTTAAGTATAAGAGAAGAAGGTCATGGAAGATCATAATCAGGAAGATCAAAACCAGAATCCAGCTGATCCAGCAGCTGAGCAGTCAGAAAATCCTGGGGTCCCTCGTCGACGGTTAGGCCGTGGTTTGAACGCCTTGCTGGGACGTGGGGGAGAACCAGATTCAGAAAATGTTCAGGACGGTGCAGGTGCAGACTCGCAAGAGAATCCAGCACCAGTTCAGTCCTCCGACCAGATCGACATTGATCTGATCGAACGGAATCCATATCAGCCTCGTCAGGATTTCGCAGCTGACTCCCTCAAGGAACTCGAAGGCAGTATCCGTCAACACGGTATTCTACAACCGCTGCTGGTCCGTCCGTTCGATGGTGCCTATCAGCTGATCGCCGGGGAACGCCGTTTGAAGGCAGCCCGTGAAGCGGGACTGAAAACGGTTCCCTGCCGGGTGCTCCATCTGGAAGAACGCGAAGTCTGTGAAGTCGCGATCGAGGAGAACCTCAAGCGAAAAGATTTGAATGTACTCGAAAAGGCCCAGGCCTTCAAAAACTATCTGAGCCAGTTCGACAGTACGATAGAGCAGCTCGCACAGCGATTGAGTCTGGACCGTTCAACCGTCAACAACATGATCCGGTTGCTAGATCTGGCGGAACCCGTCAAGCAGGCTCTCCAGGCAGAAAAGATCTCAGCCGGTCATGCCCGGACCCTGTTGAGCCTGGATAACGATAAACAGGTCGCCCTCTGTGAGCAGATTCAGTCCGAGTCCCTCTCGGTCCGAAAAACTGAAGCTGAGGTGCGGAAGATCCTCAAAGGTGAAGCTGACACCGTGCCCTTTGAGAATCCCAAACCGAAGCAACCCGCTGATGCTCCCCAGATGACGAATCACCTGATTGACCTGCAGCAGCAACTGCGGGAAATTCTGGGAGCCCAGGTGGAGATCAAGCTCAAGACCGAACAGTCCGGTCAGATTGTGATTCCCTTCGATTCGAACGATACCTTCGAGCGGATTACAGGAGTGCTCCGCAAGTCAGCCTGATCGCTGAGCTCGGAATCACGTGAAACTCAACAGACCCGTAAGGCATTCACTTGCCTTGCGGGTTTGCTTTTTGCTGGAGGTTCATCTGGATCTGGCGGAAGGTGGGGTTCTCTGGTTGAAGTTGGATCAACCGTTTGACCGAGTCCAGTGCCTGTTCCCACTTCTGCTGTTTCTCGTAAAGCAGAGTCAGCATCAACCGGAAGTCGGCGGACTGCGGTTCCAGTTCACAGGCCTTCTCCAGAGCTGAAGCCGCCTCATCCTCCCGACCCAGCAGGTAGTAGAGCAGGCCCACCCGGTACTGGAGCAGGGCATTGTCCGGAAGCAGTCGGGCATCGCGGGCCAGCAACTCAACCTCTTCCGATCTGAGTTCCTGCGCCTCTTGAGTGCGCCCCTGTTGTTCCAGTAACTGGGCCAGATTGGATCGGGCTCCCGCTACAGCAGGTGCCAGTTTGATGGCCAGGCGGAACTCGGCTTCCGCTTTCTTCAGGTCACCCTCGTTGGCATACAGGATCCCCAGGCTCATGTGAGAGCCCGACTGGTCACCATCGGTCAGCAGGTTATTCTTGTAATCTTTGAGTGCTCGCTCGAGTGCCTTCCGGTTCGAATCTGTGTTCGGCATGATGGGCAGCGAAGACAGAATCCGGGCGACTTCCGTCCGGACTCCACGCGAGTCGTCCGTCAGTCCTTCCGCGAGCAGCTTACCCACCCGGCTGGCCTCGGCTTCCGAACGCGGGTTCCAGCCTTCGAATCCACGCAGCGCCGCCATCCTGACCAGCTCTTCATTTGACTTCAGAGACCGCTCGACAACCTTGCGACTTTCGGGGGTATCGTAACGGGAGGCCAGCAGGGAGACAGCGGTTGCCCGAACAATGGGACCGACTTCTTTTTCCCGGGTCAACTTGATCAGCGCGCGTTCTGCATCCGGATTGCCAGCCTGACCTGCTGCCAGGATCTCACCATAGTGCGGGTCGTCGCGACGCTTGGGACCGTACCATTCATCGACCTTCTTCGCAGCCCACTCCGGCGTCTCGTCCACTTTCGTATGACATTGGTTGCAGGCGTTCGGGGTTCCCAGTTTGACTGAAAGATCGGGGCGGGGAATTCTCAGGCTGTGATCCCGGCGAGGGTCGACTCCCATGTAGGTCTTGGTCGGCATGTGGCACTCCACGCAGGCGGCTCCTTTACTGTCAACCTTGTGGTGGTGATGACCGGGCACGTCATACTTGGCCTCGAGGTGGCACTGGGTGCAGAGTTTGTTTCCCTCGAATTTCAATTTCAATGAATGCGGGTTATGGCAGTCTGTGCAACGGACTCCCTTGCGATACATCTTGCTCTGGGTGAACGATCCGAAGACGTAGACTTCCTCATCGATCTGACCATCGGGATGGTAGAGGTGATCTTCCAGAAGGGAGAGAGCGTAATGATCATGGAAGCGGTCGAGGGGGGTATGACCGGGTGAGACATGCCGCCGATGAGAATGGCAGGGAGCACAACTCTCCAGTTGCGCGGTCGCGTCTTCGCCTTTGAGTTTCGCCAGGCCATAGCCATAGCGACGATCCCAGAACAGCGAATGCGAGTTGGCCAGTTTCACGTGAATCGATCCGGGGCCATGGCAGGCTTCGCAGCTGACACGCATCTCGGAGAAGGAGTAATGATGGGTGTCGGTGGCGATGTCATAATTCTTGGCCCAGTTCGTGGTATGACATTCCGCGCACATGTGGTTCCAGTTCTGAGCGGAGCCGGTCCAGTGCAGGGGGTCTTCCGGACCAAAGGGTTCATCCGGGCTGGCGTAGTACCACCGTTTGAGTTCTGTGTCCCAGGTTACCGGCAGGACCTGGATCTTGCCGCGTTCGAGTTCAGCCAGATACTGTTGCAGGGGATGCACGCCGATGACGTACTTGACCTCAAAGCGGGACATCTCGCCATCAGGTCCCTGGGTGTTGACATAGTATTTGTCGCCCTCCCGGGACATCCGGGAAGTAATCCCAAAGTGTTCGAGCTCTGTGTTATCGAAGTCACCGAGAACGAATTCGGGAGTCGCAGGGTTCATCGCCAGATCGTGGTCAGATTCTTTCCACTCTTCTGCCTGTTGCTGATGACACTCGAAGCAGGTCTGACGACCGACGTAAGTTGCCTGTTCGCCTTCAGGCAGAGCGGTCCACCAGTCGATGGCCAGGCCAATCGAAGTGAGACACAGGAAAATGATGACGCCATAGATCCATCGTTTTTTCATCGCGTATGAGTTTCGTCAGTTTCTCTCAGGAAGTCAGTCGCAGGGGAAGGTCCAAATCAGAACGGTCAAGGGAGAGAGCATGCAGACCGGAAGGAGAAGCATTCCGACTGTCGATGACACGCCCTTCTACCGATGATACCCTGCCCGCCAGACCGATTGCAATGACTGTCGCCAGCCGGCGGGAAGATTGACTGAGACGTCCTGCCTGAGCAGCATCCGCGTGAGGAAACTAAACCTCGTGGATGGATTCTTCGTGCTGCAGCTGATTAGGGGATCCCTGGTCCCCCTCATCATGAATCCGGATTTCAGTATCTTCGCTGCTCTTCAGCACGGGGAGAAAGCGACGTGCAATCCGGGCTCGGTAGGTAACTCGAGTGTCGTCGCTGGAATACTCCCGTGAGAGGATAAGCGAATGCTCTTCGAGTTGAGAGAGCAGTTTGCCATTTCCGACGGGGGTTTCGATTTCGACGATGACATAACCGGAAGCCAGCCGATCAATGACTGCCTGGGAGAGACGATCCAGCCCTTCACCGGATACCGCGCTGACGGTGATTGCATTCTCGTATTTCAGCCGGAGGACATCGAGCTTGGAGCGGTCTTCCACCTTATCGCTTTTGTTGAATACC is a window from the Gimesia benthica genome containing:
- a CDS encoding tetratricopeptide repeat protein, which translates into the protein MKKRWIYGVIIFLCLTSIGLAIDWWTALPEGEQATYVGRQTCFECHQQQAEEWKESDHDLAMNPATPEFVLGDFDNTELEHFGITSRMSREGDKYYVNTQGPDGEMSRFEVKYVIGVHPLQQYLAELERGKIQVLPVTWDTELKRWYYASPDEPFGPEDPLHWTGSAQNWNHMCAECHTTNWAKNYDIATDTHHYSFSEMRVSCEACHGPGSIHVKLANSHSLFWDRRYGYGLAKLKGEDATAQLESCAPCHSHRRHVSPGHTPLDRFHDHYALSLLEDHLYHPDGQIDEEVYVFGSFTQSKMYRKGVRCTDCHNPHSLKLKFEGNKLCTQCHLEAKYDVPGHHHHKVDSKGAACVECHMPTKTYMGVDPRRDHSLRIPRPDLSVKLGTPNACNQCHTKVDETPEWAAKKVDEWYGPKRRDDPHYGEILAAGQAGNPDAERALIKLTREKEVGPIVRATAVSLLASRYDTPESRKVVERSLKSNEELVRMAALRGFEGWNPRSEAEASRVGKLLAEGLTDDSRGVRTEVARILSSLPIMPNTDSNRKALERALKDYKNNLLTDGDQSGSHMSLGILYANEGDLKKAEAEFRLAIKLAPAVAGARSNLAQLLEQQGRTQEAQELRSEEVELLARDARLLPDNALLQYRVGLLYYLLGREDEAASALEKACELEPQSADFRLMLTLLYEKQQKWEQALDSVKRLIQLQPENPTFRQIQMNLQQKANPQGK
- a CDS encoding ParB/RepB/Spo0J family partition protein, yielding MEDHNQEDQNQNPADPAAEQSENPGVPRRRLGRGLNALLGRGGEPDSENVQDGAGADSQENPAPVQSSDQIDIDLIERNPYQPRQDFAADSLKELEGSIRQHGILQPLLVRPFDGAYQLIAGERRLKAAREAGLKTVPCRVLHLEEREVCEVAIEENLKRKDLNVLEKAQAFKNYLSQFDSTIEQLAQRLSLDRSTVNNMIRLLDLAEPVKQALQAEKISAGHARTLLSLDNDKQVALCEQIQSESLSVRKTEAEVRKILKGEADTVPFENPKPKQPADAPQMTNHLIDLQQQLREILGAQVEIKLKTEQSGQIVIPFDSNDTFERITGVLRKSA